A part of Perca fluviatilis chromosome 15, GENO_Pfluv_1.0, whole genome shotgun sequence genomic DNA contains:
- the LOC120574443 gene encoding splicing factor U2AF 65 kDa subunit-like isoform X1 yields MSDFEEFEKQLSENRQERERERHKKKSRSASPGRGDKHRSWSKDRGSRSREKRSRSRDRKSRDRRSSSRDHKKHSHSPRRTRKKRTCKYWDVPPPGFEHITPMQYKAMQAAGQIPTIALLATSTTTGVAAAPTQVPIVGSQMTRQARRLYVGNIPFGVTEESMAEFFNAQMRLAGLSQAPSNPVLAVQINQDKNFAFLEFRSVDETTQAMAFDGIIFQGQSLKIRRPHDYRPLPGISEQPAFHVPGVVSTVVPDSPHKLFIGGLPNYLNDDQVKELLTSFGPLKAFNLVKDSATSLSKGYAFCEYVDVSATDQAVAGLNGMQLGDKKLIVQRASVGAKNANPTSIIETPVTLQVPGLQRLQNSGIPTEVLCLLNMVMPEELVDDDDYEEILEDIREECCKYGSVRSIEIPRPVDGVEVPGCGKIFVEYVSAADCQKAMQALTGRKFANRVVVTKYYDPDMYHRHEF; encoded by the exons ATGTCGGATTTTGAGGAATTTGAGAAACAGCTCAGCGAGAATCGACAGG agagagaaagagagagacacaaaaagaAGAGTCGCAGTGCATCTCCTGGCCGAGGCGACAAGCACCGCAGCTGGAGCAAAGACCGAGGGAGTCGCAGCCGAGAGAAGAGAAGCCGCAGCAGAGACCGGAAAAGCCGGGACCGCCGGAGCTCCTCGCGGGACCACAAGAAGCACAG CCACTCTCCGAGGCGAACAAGGAAGAAAAGGACCTGCAAATATTGGGATGTGCCTCCTCCTGGTTTTGAACACATCACACCAATGCAATATAAAGCTATGCAAG CGGCCGGGCAGATACCAACGATAGCTCTGCTGGCGACGTCCACCACCACCGGAGTGGCTGCAGCTCCAACACAAGTGCCCATAGTTGGCAGTCAGATGACGAGACAAGCCAGACGCCTCTATGTTGGAAATATTCCGTTTGGAGTAACTGAG GAGTCCATGGCGGAGTTCTTCAATGCTCAGATGAGGCTTGCAGGACTTTCACAAGCCCCAAGCAACCCTGTACTTGCTGTGCAGATTAATCAGGATAAAAACTTTGCTTTCCTAGAG TTTCGGTCTGTAGATGAGACGACACAGGCGATGGCCTTCGATGGAATCATTTTTCAGGGTCAGTCGCTGAAAATTAGACGACCTCACGACTATCGGCCTTTACCTGGCATCTCAGAGCAGCCGGCTTTCCACGTCCCAG GCGTCGTCTCCACAGTCGTTCCCGATTCCCCCCACAAACTGTTTATAGGAGGCCTGCCGAACTACCTTAACGATGACCAG GTAAAGGAGCTCTTGACATCGTTTGGGCCTCTCAAAGCGTTCAATCTTGTGAAGGACAGTGCCACTTCACTGTCAAAAGGTTACGCCTTTTGCGAATACGTAGACGTCAGTGCCACAGACCAG GCAGTTGCTGGGCTCAATGGGATGCAACTGGGCGACAAAAAGCTGATAGTCCAAAGGGCAAGTGTGGGAGCTAAAAACGCCAATCCT ACCTCCATCATAGAGACCCCTGTGACGCTGCAGGTCCCCGGGCTTCAGAGGCTGCAGAACTCTGGCATACCCACGGAGGTGCTGTGCCTTCTCAACATGGTGATGCCCGAGGAGCTGGTGGACGACGACGACTACGAGGAGATCTTGGAAGACATCCGCGAGGAGTGCTGCAAGTACGGCAGCGTCCGCTCCATCGAGATCCCCCGACCCGTCGACGGGGTGGAAGTCCCCGGCTGTGGAAAG ATCTTTGTGGAGTACGTTTCTGCTGCAGACTGTCAGAAAGCCATGCAAGCTCTCACCGGCCGCAAGTTTGCCAACAGAGTGGTGGTCACCAAATACTACGATCCAGACATGTATCACAGACACGAGTTTTGA
- the LOC120574443 gene encoding splicing factor U2AF 65 kDa subunit-like isoform X2 produces MSDFEEFEKQLSENRQERERERHKKKSRSASPGRGDKHRSWSKDRGSRSREKRSRSRDRKSRDRRSSSRDHKKHSHSPRRTRKKRTCKYWDVPPPGFEHITPMQYKAMQAAGQIPTIALLATSTTTGVAAAPTQVPIVGSQMTRQARRLYVGNIPFGVTEESMAEFFNAQMRLAGLSQAPSNPVLAVQINQDKNFAFLEFRSVDETTQAMAFDGIIFQGQSLKIRRPHDYRPLPGISEQPAFHVPGVVSTVVPDSPHKLFIGGLPNYLNDDQVKELLTSFGPLKAFNLVKDSATSLSKGYAFCEYVDVSATDQTSIIETPVTLQVPGLQRLQNSGIPTEVLCLLNMVMPEELVDDDDYEEILEDIREECCKYGSVRSIEIPRPVDGVEVPGCGKIFVEYVSAADCQKAMQALTGRKFANRVVVTKYYDPDMYHRHEF; encoded by the exons ATGTCGGATTTTGAGGAATTTGAGAAACAGCTCAGCGAGAATCGACAGG agagagaaagagagagacacaaaaagaAGAGTCGCAGTGCATCTCCTGGCCGAGGCGACAAGCACCGCAGCTGGAGCAAAGACCGAGGGAGTCGCAGCCGAGAGAAGAGAAGCCGCAGCAGAGACCGGAAAAGCCGGGACCGCCGGAGCTCCTCGCGGGACCACAAGAAGCACAG CCACTCTCCGAGGCGAACAAGGAAGAAAAGGACCTGCAAATATTGGGATGTGCCTCCTCCTGGTTTTGAACACATCACACCAATGCAATATAAAGCTATGCAAG CGGCCGGGCAGATACCAACGATAGCTCTGCTGGCGACGTCCACCACCACCGGAGTGGCTGCAGCTCCAACACAAGTGCCCATAGTTGGCAGTCAGATGACGAGACAAGCCAGACGCCTCTATGTTGGAAATATTCCGTTTGGAGTAACTGAG GAGTCCATGGCGGAGTTCTTCAATGCTCAGATGAGGCTTGCAGGACTTTCACAAGCCCCAAGCAACCCTGTACTTGCTGTGCAGATTAATCAGGATAAAAACTTTGCTTTCCTAGAG TTTCGGTCTGTAGATGAGACGACACAGGCGATGGCCTTCGATGGAATCATTTTTCAGGGTCAGTCGCTGAAAATTAGACGACCTCACGACTATCGGCCTTTACCTGGCATCTCAGAGCAGCCGGCTTTCCACGTCCCAG GCGTCGTCTCCACAGTCGTTCCCGATTCCCCCCACAAACTGTTTATAGGAGGCCTGCCGAACTACCTTAACGATGACCAG GTAAAGGAGCTCTTGACATCGTTTGGGCCTCTCAAAGCGTTCAATCTTGTGAAGGACAGTGCCACTTCACTGTCAAAAGGTTACGCCTTTTGCGAATACGTAGACGTCAGTGCCACAGACCAG ACCTCCATCATAGAGACCCCTGTGACGCTGCAGGTCCCCGGGCTTCAGAGGCTGCAGAACTCTGGCATACCCACGGAGGTGCTGTGCCTTCTCAACATGGTGATGCCCGAGGAGCTGGTGGACGACGACGACTACGAGGAGATCTTGGAAGACATCCGCGAGGAGTGCTGCAAGTACGGCAGCGTCCGCTCCATCGAGATCCCCCGACCCGTCGACGGGGTGGAAGTCCCCGGCTGTGGAAAG ATCTTTGTGGAGTACGTTTCTGCTGCAGACTGTCAGAAAGCCATGCAAGCTCTCACCGGCCGCAAGTTTGCCAACAGAGTGGTGGTCACCAAATACTACGATCCAGACATGTATCACAGACACGAGTTTTGA
- the LOC120574444 gene encoding dehydrogenase/reductase SDR family member 7C-B-like isoform X2, with translation MDPVWITTVLLVPCVVVLTAGFFYLYSVIMGLLSKTSVRNKVVVITDALSGLGKECAGVFHRGGARLILCGKSWEKLEELADDLANASDPTVTFPSKLVLLDFGDMDSMPEVISEILECYGCLDILILNSSMKVKAPAQSVSLEMDKLLMDNNYFGPATLAKGLLPAMISRRTGHLLLVNSIQGKIAVPFRTSYAASKHAVQAFFDCLRAEVEEYGISVSTINYTFISRSASTENTEPASKSIWSLLYSRKPLGVSLDEAATEIIKTLSNKRKEVVIAPSLPKVAVYARSFFPNVFFAVMAAGVKNTAASENM, from the exons ATGGACCCAGTATGGATCACCACTGTTCTCCTGGTGCCATGTGTAGTCGTGCTGACAGCTGGATTTTTCTACCTCTATAGCGTGATTATGGGTCTGTTGTCCAAAACATCTGTACGCAATAAAGTGGTGGTTATAACCGATGCTTTATCTGGGCTTGGAAAAG AATGTGCAGGTGTGTTTCACAGAGGAGGAGCGAGGCTGATCCTCTGCGGGAAGAGTTGGGAGAAACTTGAAGAACTGGCCGATGACTTGGCAAATGCCTCAGACCCCACTGTG ACGTTCCCCTCTAAACTGGTGCTGCTGGATTTTGGAGATATGGACAGCATGCCTGAGGTGATCTCAGAGATCCTGGAGTGTTACGGCTGCCTGGATATTCTCATCCTCAACAGCAGCATGAAAGTCAAGGCACCTGCACAGAGCGTGTCTCTGGAGATGGACAAGTTACTGATGGACAACAACTACTTTGGACCGGCCACACTGGCCAAAG GTTTGCTGCCCGCCATGATTTCGAGGAGAACCGGTCACCTGCTCCTGGTCAACAGCATCCAGGGGAAAATAGCTGTACCTTTTCGCACCTCAT ACGCAGCATCTAAACATGCAGTTCAGGCCTTCTTTGACTGCCTGAGAGCTGAAGTAGAAGAGTACGGCATCTCCGTCAGCACCATCAACTACACCTTCATCAGTCGCTCTGCATCGACTGAAAACACAGAGCCAGCCTCCAAATCCATCTGGTCAT TGTTGTACTCTCGGAAACCTCTCGGCGTTTCTCTAGACGAGGCAGCGACAGAGATCATAAAGACTTTAAGCAACAAGAGGAAAGAGGTGGTAATTGCTCCCTCGCTCCCAAAGGTGGCCGTCTACGCTAGATCCTTCTTCCCTAATGTGTTCTTCGCTGTGATGGCTGCAGGAGTGAAGAACACCGCTGCCTCTGAGAACATGTAG
- the LOC120574444 gene encoding dehydrogenase/reductase SDR family member 7C-B-like isoform X1 translates to MVVAGEMDSNVTETESFWNILQEMDPVWITTVLLVPCVVVLTAGFFYLYSVIMGLLSKTSVRNKVVVITDALSGLGKECAGVFHRGGARLILCGKSWEKLEELADDLANASDPTVTFPSKLVLLDFGDMDSMPEVISEILECYGCLDILILNSSMKVKAPAQSVSLEMDKLLMDNNYFGPATLAKGLLPAMISRRTGHLLLVNSIQGKIAVPFRTSYAASKHAVQAFFDCLRAEVEEYGISVSTINYTFISRSASTENTEPASKSIWSLLYSRKPLGVSLDEAATEIIKTLSNKRKEVVIAPSLPKVAVYARSFFPNVFFAVMAAGVKNTAASENM, encoded by the exons ATGGTTGTAGCAGGTGAGATGGATTCCAATGTTACGGAGACGGAGAGCTTTTGG aaTATTCTCCAGGAGATGGACCCAGTATGGATCACCACTGTTCTCCTGGTGCCATGTGTAGTCGTGCTGACAGCTGGATTTTTCTACCTCTATAGCGTGATTATGGGTCTGTTGTCCAAAACATCTGTACGCAATAAAGTGGTGGTTATAACCGATGCTTTATCTGGGCTTGGAAAAG AATGTGCAGGTGTGTTTCACAGAGGAGGAGCGAGGCTGATCCTCTGCGGGAAGAGTTGGGAGAAACTTGAAGAACTGGCCGATGACTTGGCAAATGCCTCAGACCCCACTGTG ACGTTCCCCTCTAAACTGGTGCTGCTGGATTTTGGAGATATGGACAGCATGCCTGAGGTGATCTCAGAGATCCTGGAGTGTTACGGCTGCCTGGATATTCTCATCCTCAACAGCAGCATGAAAGTCAAGGCACCTGCACAGAGCGTGTCTCTGGAGATGGACAAGTTACTGATGGACAACAACTACTTTGGACCGGCCACACTGGCCAAAG GTTTGCTGCCCGCCATGATTTCGAGGAGAACCGGTCACCTGCTCCTGGTCAACAGCATCCAGGGGAAAATAGCTGTACCTTTTCGCACCTCAT ACGCAGCATCTAAACATGCAGTTCAGGCCTTCTTTGACTGCCTGAGAGCTGAAGTAGAAGAGTACGGCATCTCCGTCAGCACCATCAACTACACCTTCATCAGTCGCTCTGCATCGACTGAAAACACAGAGCCAGCCTCCAAATCCATCTGGTCAT TGTTGTACTCTCGGAAACCTCTCGGCGTTTCTCTAGACGAGGCAGCGACAGAGATCATAAAGACTTTAAGCAACAAGAGGAAAGAGGTGGTAATTGCTCCCTCGCTCCCAAAGGTGGCCGTCTACGCTAGATCCTTCTTCCCTAATGTGTTCTTCGCTGTGATGGCTGCAGGAGTGAAGAACACCGCTGCCTCTGAGAACATGTAG